In Salmo salar chromosome ssa03, Ssal_v3.1, whole genome shotgun sequence, a single genomic region encodes these proteins:
- the LOC106600434 gene encoding ubiquitin carboxyl-terminal hydrolase 14 isoform X1 → MPVFSVNVKWGKEKFDAIELNTEEPPMVFKAQLFALSGVQPERQKVMVKGGTLKDDDWGNIKLKNGMTLLMMGSAEALPEEPAVRPMFVEDMTEDQLASAMEMPCGLTNLGNTCYMNATVQCLRSVPELKGALGRYTGALRSSGASAPSQYITAALRDLYKTMDKTSSSIPPIILLQFLHMAFPQFAEKGDQGQYLQQDANECWLQMMRVLQQKLEPQDTDSPMETESGAAKKNFIDQYFGVEYETTMKCTESEDEEPAKGKESQLQLSCFINQEVKYLATGLRLRLQEEITKLSPSLQRNALYIKSSKVSRLPAYLTIQMVRFFYKEKESVNAKVLKDVKFPLMLDVYELCTSGLQEKMVAVRSKFKEIEDKKLEKQSQKVEKKVGDEPKEVKYEPFSFDDDLGSNNSGYYDLQGVLTHQGRSSSSGHYVAWVKRKEDEWVKFDDDKVSVVSPEDILRLSGGGDWHIAYVLLYGPRRLEILEEQQ, encoded by the exons ATGCCCGTGTTTTCAG TGAATGTGAAATGGGGAAAGGAGAAGTTTGATGCAATAGAGCTGAACACAGAAGAACCTCCCATGGTCTTCAAGGCTCAGCTCTTTGCCTTGTCAGGGGTAcaaccagagagacagaaggttATGGTCAAGGGAGGCACACTCAAG GATGATGACTGGGGAAACATCAAATTGAAGAAT gGGATGACTCTGTTGATGATGGGCTCAGCCGAGGCCCTGCCTGAGGAGCCTGCAGTCAGGCCCATGTTTGTTGAGGACATGACTGAAGACCAGCTGGCCTCAGCT ATGGAGATGCCTTGCGGACTGACCAACCTGGGAAACACCTGCTATATGAACGCTACAGTGCAGTGTCTTCGCTCTGTGCCAGAGCTCAAAGGAGCCCTCGGAAG gtATACAGGTGCTCTGCGGTCCTCTGGGGCCAGTGCACCATCCCAGTACATCACAGCAG CCCTCCGTGACCTCTACAAGACCATGGACAAGACCTCCTCCAGCATACCCCCCATCATCCTGCTACAGTTTCTGCACATGGCCTTCCCCCAGTTCGCTGAGAAGGGAGACCAGGGACAGTACCTCCagcag GATGCCAACGAGTGCTGGTTGCAGATGATGAGGGTCCTTCAGCAGAAGTTGGAGCCACAAGACACAGATTCTCCCATGGAA acTGAGAGTGGAGCTGCCAAGAAGAACTTCATTGACCAGTATTTTGGAGTCGAGTACGAAACCAC TATGAAATGTACAGAGTCTGAGGACGAGGAGCCAGCTAAAGGTAAAGAGAGCCAGCTCCAACTCAGCTGTTTCATCAACCAGGAGGTCAAGTACCTGGCCACTGGCCTCAGGCTG AGACTGCAGGAAGAAATCACCAAGCTGTCTCCGTCTTTGCAAAGAAATGCCCTGTACATAAAATCT TCTAAAGTAAGCCGCCTCCCTGCCTACCTAACCATTCAGATGGTTCGATTTTTCTACAAAGAGAAGGAGTCTGTCAATGCCAAAGTCCTTAAG GATGTAAAGTTCCCACTGATGCTGGATGTGTATGAGCTGTGTACCTCGGGGCTGCAGGAGAAGATGGTGGCCGTTAGGTCAAAGTTCAAGGAGATTGAGGACAAGAAGCTGGAGAAACAGTCGCAGAAG GTGGAGAAGAAAGTGGGAGACGAGCCGAAAGAAGTGAAATACGAGCCCTTTTCATTCGATGATG ACCTGGGCTCTAACAACAGTGGCTACTACGACCTGCAGGGAGTGCTGACACACCAGGGAAGATCGAGCTCCTCCGGACACTACGTCGCCTGGGTCAAGAGGAAAGAAG
- the LOC106600432 gene encoding rho-associated protein kinase 1 isoform X2, with amino-acid sequence MSAGESLEARFEKIDAMLKDPKSEINTDCLLDGLDALVYDLDFPALRKNKSIDNFLNRYKDTISKIRDLRMKAEDYEVVKVIGRGAFGEVQLVRHKATRKVYAMKLLSKFEMIKRSDSAFFWEERDIMAFANSAWVVQLFYAFQDDRYLYMVMEYMPGGDLVNLMSNYDVPEKWARFYTAEVVLALDGIHAMGFIHRDVKPDNMLLDKAGHLKLADFGTCMKMNKDGMVRCDTAVGTPDYISPEVLKSQGGDGYYGRECDWWSVGVFLYEMLVGDTPFYADSLVGTYSKIMNHKNALSFPDDSDISKDAKNLICAFLTDREVRLGRNGVDEIKRHPFFKNDQWTWENIRDTAAPVVPELSSDIDTSNFDDIEADRGDEETFPIPKAFVGNQLPFVGFTYYSSHQFSRSSSTKSVDKRSSSTKEDKSHLENLQKRIYQLEEQLHSEMQLKDEMEQKCRTSNTKLDKIMKELDEEGNVRKGVEASMSLLEKDKMMLQHRATEYQRKADQEAEKRRNLENEVSTLKEQLEDMRKICQNSQASNDKILQLQNQLEEANDLLRAESDTAARLRKSHTEMAKSMSQLEGLNRELQEKSRSSDGGRAQLEKELLQLQSTLDSERRCYSQGSEEIHELQVRMTGLQEDNKNLIRSLSKVEAERKQAQERRNNLEKEKNNLEIDLNYKLKTLQQRLDQEHTEHRVTRAQLTDKYESIEEAKSAAMHAVQQKVSEESGARMRAESRVVEVEKQCSMLEFDLKQSVQKMEQLMKQKERLEDEVKGLRMLMEQESSKRLLAQNELKCRSQEADRLKGSEKQLKQEINTALESKRSLEFQLAQLTKQYRGNEGQMRELQDQLEAEQYFSTLYKTQVKELKEDIEERNRQVQEAHKKVQELHSERDSLLAQLDLTVTKAESEQLARALQEEQYFELSQENKKATARHKQEGTEKDATIARLEDSNKTLTKDVENLSKEKAELNNKLRIQEEEYASQKEEITNTIKANYEKVLSTERTLKTQAVNKLAEIMNRKDMKLDTKKKGNTTDLRKKEKENRKLQLELKQEKDKFNHMAIKYQKELSEMQAQLSEECTYRNELQMQLDSKESDIEQLREKLIDLQLRMDNSSVTSLQMDETDSNIAESRLEGWLSIPNKPNIKRYGWKKQYVVVSSKKILFYNDEQDKEQSNPSMVLDIDKLFHVRPVTQGDVYRAETEEIPRIFQILYANEGECRKEADMETVSQGDKTNCLPHKGHEFIPTLYHFPTNCEACAKPLWHVFKPPPALECRRCHVKCHQDHLDKKEDVIAPCKVNYDVTSARDMLLLALTQDEQKKWIGHLGRKIPKTPPSSFLRASPRTMSTRPAPNQSFRKNPKSITGKPS; translated from the exons atAAGGACACCATCAGTAAGATCCGGGACCTGCGGATGAAAGCAGAGGACTATGAGGTGGTCAAGGTTATCGGGAGGGGGGCGTTTGGAGAAGTGCAGTTG GTAAGACACAAAGCCACGCGGAAGGTGTACGCCATGAAGCTGCTTAGCAAATTTGAAATGATCAAAAGGTCGGACTCTGCTTTCttctgggaggagagggacatcaTGGCCTTTGCCAACAGCGCCTGGGTTGTGCAG ctgttTTATGCGTTCCAGGATGACCGttacctctacatggtgatggaGTATATGCCCGGCGGAGACCTGGTCAACTTGATGAGCAACTATGACGTCCCCGAGAAGTGGGCCCGCTTCTACACCGCTGAGGTGGTGCTGGCTCTGGACGGGATCCACGCCATGGGCTTCATACACAG GGACGTGAAGCCTGATAACATGTTGCTAGACAAAGCGGGCCACTTGAAGTTGGCAGACTTTGGGACCTGTATGAAAATGAACAAG GATGGTATGGTACGATGCGACACAGCAGTGGGAACACCAGACTACATTTCGCCAGAGGTACTAAAATCCCAGGGAGGAGATGGATATTACGGCCGGGAGTGTGACTGGTGGTCCGTGGGAGTCTTCCTGTATGAAATGCTCGTTG GTGACACACCGTTCTATGCTGACTCGTTGGTGGGGACGTACAGTAAGATCATGAACCACAAGAATGCCCTGAGTTTCCCTGATGACAGCGACATCTCCAAGGATGCCAAGAACCTCATCTGTGCCTTCCTGACTGAcag GGAGGTAAGACTGGGTCGCAACGGGGTGGATGAGATCAAGAGACATCCTTTCTTCAAGAACGACCAGTGGACGTGGGAGAACATCAGAGATA CGGCGGCCCCGGTGGTGCCTGAGCTGAGCAGCGACATCGACACCAGTAACTTTGACGACATCGAGGCGGACAGGGGAGACGAGGAGACCTTCCCCATACCAAAGGCCTTCGTGGGCAACCAGCTGCCCTTTGTGGGCTTCACCTACTACAGCAGTCATCA GTTTTCCCGGAGCTCCAGCACCAAGAGTGTTGACAAACGCAGCAGCTCCACTAAGGAAGACAAGAGCCAT CTGGAGAACCTGCAGAAGAGGATCTACCAGCTAGAAGAACAACTCCACAGTGAGATGCAGCTGAAGGACGAAATGGAGCAGAAGTGCAG GACCTCGAACACGAAGCTTGACAAGATCATGAAAGAGCTGGACGAGGAG ggCAACGTGAGGAAGGGTGTGGAGGCCAGCATGTCCCTGCTGGAGAAAGACAAGATGATGCTCCAGCACCGAGCCACCGAGTACCAAAGAAAGGCCGACCAGGAGGCCGAGAAGAGACGCAACTTGGAGAACGAGG TGTCCACGCTGAAGGAGCAGCTTGAGGACATGAGGAAAATCTGCCAAAACTCTCAGGCCTCGAATGACAAGATCCTACAGTTGCAAAATCAG CTGGAGGAGGCCAATGACCTGCTGCGGGCAGAGTCGGACACGGCGGCGCGGCTGAGGAAGAGCCACACAGAGATGGCCAAGTCCATGAGCCAGCTGGAGGGGCTGAACCGCGAGCTGCAGGAGAAGAGCCGTTCGTCTGACGGGGGGAGGGCCCAGCTGGAGAAGGAGCTGCTGCAGCTGCAGAGCACCCTGGACTCTGAAAGGAGGTGCTACAGCCAGGGATCAGAGGAGATCCACGAGCTGCAAG TGCGGATGACTGGTCTTCAGGAGGACAATAAGAACCTGATACGCAGCCTGTCCAAAGTGGAGGCGGAACGCAAGCAGGCCCAGGAGAGGAGAAACAACCTGGAGAAG GAGAAGAACAACCTGGAGATTGACCTGAACTACAAGCTGAAGACTCTGCAGCAGCGCTTGGACCAGGAGCACACAGAACACAGAGTGACGCGGGCCCAGCTCACTGACAAATACGAGTCCATTGAAGAGGCCAAGTCAGCTGCCATGCATG CGGTGCAGCAGAAGGTGTCGGAGGAGAGCGGGGCGAGGATGCGAGCGGAGAGcagggtggtggaggtggagaagcAGTGCTCCATGCTGGAGTTTGACCTCAAGCAGTCAGTGCAGAAGATGGAGCAGCTGATGAAGCAGAAGGAGAGGCTGGAGGACGAG gTGAAAGGGCTACGGATGCTGATGGAGCAGGAGTCCAGTAagaggctgctggcccagaacgAGCTGAAATGCCGCTCGCAGGAGGCCGACCGGCTAAAGGGCTCGGAGAAGCAGCTGAAGCAGGAGATCAACACGGCACTAGAGAGCAAACGGTCGCTCGAGTTCCAGCTCGCGCAGCTCACTAA GCAGTACAGGGGCAACGAGGGGCAGATGAGGGAACTTCAGGACCAGCTTGAGGCCGAACAGTATTTCTCA aCGCTTTATAAAACTCAGGTGAAGGAACTGAAAGAGGATATTGAGGAGAGGAACCGGCAGGTCCAGGAAGCTCACAAGAAGGTGCAGGAGCTGCACAGCGAAAG GGACTCCCTGTTGGCCCAGCTGGATCTGACAGTGACCAAGGCGGAGTCGGAGCAGCTGGCCAGGGCGCTCCAGGAGGAGCAATACTTTGAGCTGAGCCAGGAGAACAAGAAGGCCACGGCCAGACACAAGCAGGAGGGCACCGAGAAGGATGCCACCATCGCACGG CTTGAGGATTCCAACAAAACCCTGACCAAAGATGTGGAGAACCTCAGCAAGGAGAAGGCCGAGCTGAACAACAAGCTTCGCATTCAGGAGGAAG AGTATGCCTCCCAGAAAGAGGAGATTACAAACACAATCAAGGCCAACTACGAGAAGGTTCTCAGCACAGAGCGCACGCTCAAGACTCAG GCGGTGAACAAGCTTGCAGAGATCATGAACAGGAAGGATATGAAGCTGGACACCAAGAAGAAGGGAAACACGACCGACCtgaggaagaaggagaaggagaaccGCAAGCTGCAGCTGGAGCTCAAACAGGAGAAGGACAAGTTCAACCACATGGCCATCAAGTACCAGAAGGAGCTCAGTGAGATGCAGGCG CAACTGTCCGAGGAGTGCACGTACCGCAATGAGCTGCAGATGCAGCTGGACAGCAAGGAGAGTGACATCGAGCAGCTGAGGGAGAAGCTCATCGACCTGCAGCTGCGCATGGACAACTCCAGCGTCACCAGCCTGCAGATGGACGAGACGGACAGCAACATCGCCG AATCCAGACTGGAAGGGTGGCTGTCCATTCCTAATAAACCTAATATCAAGCGATATGGCTGGAAGAAGCAG TATGTGGTGGTGAGCAGCAAGAAGATTCTGTTCTACAACGACGAACAGGACAAAGAACAGTCCAACCCCTCCATGGTACTAGATATCGA CAAACTGTTCCACGTGCGTCCAGTCACCCAGGGTGATGTGTACCGAGCAGAGACCGAGGAGATCCCCAGGATATTCCAG ATCCTGTATGCCAATGAGGGGGAGTGCAGGAAGGAGGCGGACATGGAGACGGTCTCGCAGGGCGACAAGACCAACTGTCTGCCCCACAAAGGTCATGAGTTCATCCCCACGCTTTACCACTTCCCCACCAACTGCGAGGCCTGTGCCAAGCCCCTGTGGCATGTCTTCAAGCCCCCACCAGCCCTGGAGTGCCGCCGCTGCCACGTCAAGTGCCACCAGGACCACCTCGACAAGAAGGAGGACGTCATCGCCCCCTGCAAAG TGAACTATGACGTGACCTCTGCCCGGGACATGCTCCTGCTAGCTCTGACCCAAGACGAGCAGAAGAAATGGATTGGCCACCTGGGCAGGAAGATCCCCAAAACACCACCCTCCTCCTTCCTGAGGGCGTCGCCCCGCACCATGTCCACCCGCCCCGCACCCAACCAGTCTTTCCGCAAGAACCCCAAAAGCATCACAGGCAAGCCAAG CTAA
- the LOC106600432 gene encoding rho-associated protein kinase 1 isoform X1, whose translation MSAGESLEARFEKIDAMLKDPKSEINTDCLLDGLDALVYDLDFPALRKNKSIDNFLNRYKDTISKIRDLRMKAEDYEVVKVIGRGAFGEVQLVRHKATRKVYAMKLLSKFEMIKRSDSAFFWEERDIMAFANSAWVVQLFYAFQDDRYLYMVMEYMPGGDLVNLMSNYDVPEKWARFYTAEVVLALDGIHAMGFIHRDVKPDNMLLDKAGHLKLADFGTCMKMNKDGMVRCDTAVGTPDYISPEVLKSQGGDGYYGRECDWWSVGVFLYEMLVGDTPFYADSLVGTYSKIMNHKNALSFPDDSDISKDAKNLICAFLTDREVRLGRNGVDEIKRHPFFKNDQWTWENIRDTAAPVVPELSSDIDTSNFDDIEADRGDEETFPIPKAFVGNQLPFVGFTYYSSHQFSRSSSTKSVDKRSSSTKEDKSHLENLQKRIYQLEEQLHSEMQLKDEMEQKCRTSNTKLDKIMKELDEEGNVRKGVEASMSLLEKDKMMLQHRATEYQRKADQEAEKRRNLENEVSTLKEQLEDMRKICQNSQASNDKILQLQNQLEEANDLLRAESDTAARLRKSHTEMAKSMSQLEGLNRELQEKSRSSDGGRAQLEKELLQLQSTLDSERRCYSQGSEEIHELQVRMTGLQEDNKNLIRSLSKVEAERKQAQERRNNLEKEKNNLEIDLNYKLKTLQQRLDQEHTEHRVTRAQLTDKYESIEEAKSAAMHAVQQKVSEESGARMRAESRVVEVEKQCSMLEFDLKQSVQKMEQLMKQKERLEDEVKGLRMLMEQESSKRLLAQNELKCRSQEADRLKGSEKQLKQEINTALESKRSLEFQLAQLTKQYRGNEGQMRELQDQLEAEQYFSTLYKTQVKELKEDIEERNRQVQEAHKKVQELHSERDSLLAQLDLTVTKAESEQLARALQEEQYFELSQENKKATARHKQEGTEKDATIARLEDSNKTLTKDVENLSKEKAELNNKLRIQEEEYASQKEEITNTIKANYEKVLSTERTLKTQAVNKLAEIMNRKDMKLDTKKKGNTTDLRKKEKENRKLQLELKQEKDKFNHMAIKYQKELSEMQAQLSEECTYRNELQMQLDSKESDIEQLREKLIDLQLRMDNSSVTSLQMDETDSNIAESRLEGWLSIPNKPNIKRYGWKKQYVVVSSKKILFYNDEQDKEQSNPSMVLDIDKLFHVRPVTQGDVYRAETEEIPRIFQILYANEGECRKEADMETVSQGDKTNCLPHKGHEFIPTLYHFPTNCEACAKPLWHVFKPPPALECRRCHVKCHQDHLDKKEDVIAPCKVNYDVTSARDMLLLALTQDEQKKWIGHLGRKIPKTPPSSFLRASPRTMSTRPAPNQSFRKNPKSITGKPSRLQSHSATTASSLQAADTTSSTC comes from the exons atAAGGACACCATCAGTAAGATCCGGGACCTGCGGATGAAAGCAGAGGACTATGAGGTGGTCAAGGTTATCGGGAGGGGGGCGTTTGGAGAAGTGCAGTTG GTAAGACACAAAGCCACGCGGAAGGTGTACGCCATGAAGCTGCTTAGCAAATTTGAAATGATCAAAAGGTCGGACTCTGCTTTCttctgggaggagagggacatcaTGGCCTTTGCCAACAGCGCCTGGGTTGTGCAG ctgttTTATGCGTTCCAGGATGACCGttacctctacatggtgatggaGTATATGCCCGGCGGAGACCTGGTCAACTTGATGAGCAACTATGACGTCCCCGAGAAGTGGGCCCGCTTCTACACCGCTGAGGTGGTGCTGGCTCTGGACGGGATCCACGCCATGGGCTTCATACACAG GGACGTGAAGCCTGATAACATGTTGCTAGACAAAGCGGGCCACTTGAAGTTGGCAGACTTTGGGACCTGTATGAAAATGAACAAG GATGGTATGGTACGATGCGACACAGCAGTGGGAACACCAGACTACATTTCGCCAGAGGTACTAAAATCCCAGGGAGGAGATGGATATTACGGCCGGGAGTGTGACTGGTGGTCCGTGGGAGTCTTCCTGTATGAAATGCTCGTTG GTGACACACCGTTCTATGCTGACTCGTTGGTGGGGACGTACAGTAAGATCATGAACCACAAGAATGCCCTGAGTTTCCCTGATGACAGCGACATCTCCAAGGATGCCAAGAACCTCATCTGTGCCTTCCTGACTGAcag GGAGGTAAGACTGGGTCGCAACGGGGTGGATGAGATCAAGAGACATCCTTTCTTCAAGAACGACCAGTGGACGTGGGAGAACATCAGAGATA CGGCGGCCCCGGTGGTGCCTGAGCTGAGCAGCGACATCGACACCAGTAACTTTGACGACATCGAGGCGGACAGGGGAGACGAGGAGACCTTCCCCATACCAAAGGCCTTCGTGGGCAACCAGCTGCCCTTTGTGGGCTTCACCTACTACAGCAGTCATCA GTTTTCCCGGAGCTCCAGCACCAAGAGTGTTGACAAACGCAGCAGCTCCACTAAGGAAGACAAGAGCCAT CTGGAGAACCTGCAGAAGAGGATCTACCAGCTAGAAGAACAACTCCACAGTGAGATGCAGCTGAAGGACGAAATGGAGCAGAAGTGCAG GACCTCGAACACGAAGCTTGACAAGATCATGAAAGAGCTGGACGAGGAG ggCAACGTGAGGAAGGGTGTGGAGGCCAGCATGTCCCTGCTGGAGAAAGACAAGATGATGCTCCAGCACCGAGCCACCGAGTACCAAAGAAAGGCCGACCAGGAGGCCGAGAAGAGACGCAACTTGGAGAACGAGG TGTCCACGCTGAAGGAGCAGCTTGAGGACATGAGGAAAATCTGCCAAAACTCTCAGGCCTCGAATGACAAGATCCTACAGTTGCAAAATCAG CTGGAGGAGGCCAATGACCTGCTGCGGGCAGAGTCGGACACGGCGGCGCGGCTGAGGAAGAGCCACACAGAGATGGCCAAGTCCATGAGCCAGCTGGAGGGGCTGAACCGCGAGCTGCAGGAGAAGAGCCGTTCGTCTGACGGGGGGAGGGCCCAGCTGGAGAAGGAGCTGCTGCAGCTGCAGAGCACCCTGGACTCTGAAAGGAGGTGCTACAGCCAGGGATCAGAGGAGATCCACGAGCTGCAAG TGCGGATGACTGGTCTTCAGGAGGACAATAAGAACCTGATACGCAGCCTGTCCAAAGTGGAGGCGGAACGCAAGCAGGCCCAGGAGAGGAGAAACAACCTGGAGAAG GAGAAGAACAACCTGGAGATTGACCTGAACTACAAGCTGAAGACTCTGCAGCAGCGCTTGGACCAGGAGCACACAGAACACAGAGTGACGCGGGCCCAGCTCACTGACAAATACGAGTCCATTGAAGAGGCCAAGTCAGCTGCCATGCATG CGGTGCAGCAGAAGGTGTCGGAGGAGAGCGGGGCGAGGATGCGAGCGGAGAGcagggtggtggaggtggagaagcAGTGCTCCATGCTGGAGTTTGACCTCAAGCAGTCAGTGCAGAAGATGGAGCAGCTGATGAAGCAGAAGGAGAGGCTGGAGGACGAG gTGAAAGGGCTACGGATGCTGATGGAGCAGGAGTCCAGTAagaggctgctggcccagaacgAGCTGAAATGCCGCTCGCAGGAGGCCGACCGGCTAAAGGGCTCGGAGAAGCAGCTGAAGCAGGAGATCAACACGGCACTAGAGAGCAAACGGTCGCTCGAGTTCCAGCTCGCGCAGCTCACTAA GCAGTACAGGGGCAACGAGGGGCAGATGAGGGAACTTCAGGACCAGCTTGAGGCCGAACAGTATTTCTCA aCGCTTTATAAAACTCAGGTGAAGGAACTGAAAGAGGATATTGAGGAGAGGAACCGGCAGGTCCAGGAAGCTCACAAGAAGGTGCAGGAGCTGCACAGCGAAAG GGACTCCCTGTTGGCCCAGCTGGATCTGACAGTGACCAAGGCGGAGTCGGAGCAGCTGGCCAGGGCGCTCCAGGAGGAGCAATACTTTGAGCTGAGCCAGGAGAACAAGAAGGCCACGGCCAGACACAAGCAGGAGGGCACCGAGAAGGATGCCACCATCGCACGG CTTGAGGATTCCAACAAAACCCTGACCAAAGATGTGGAGAACCTCAGCAAGGAGAAGGCCGAGCTGAACAACAAGCTTCGCATTCAGGAGGAAG AGTATGCCTCCCAGAAAGAGGAGATTACAAACACAATCAAGGCCAACTACGAGAAGGTTCTCAGCACAGAGCGCACGCTCAAGACTCAG GCGGTGAACAAGCTTGCAGAGATCATGAACAGGAAGGATATGAAGCTGGACACCAAGAAGAAGGGAAACACGACCGACCtgaggaagaaggagaaggagaaccGCAAGCTGCAGCTGGAGCTCAAACAGGAGAAGGACAAGTTCAACCACATGGCCATCAAGTACCAGAAGGAGCTCAGTGAGATGCAGGCG CAACTGTCCGAGGAGTGCACGTACCGCAATGAGCTGCAGATGCAGCTGGACAGCAAGGAGAGTGACATCGAGCAGCTGAGGGAGAAGCTCATCGACCTGCAGCTGCGCATGGACAACTCCAGCGTCACCAGCCTGCAGATGGACGAGACGGACAGCAACATCGCCG AATCCAGACTGGAAGGGTGGCTGTCCATTCCTAATAAACCTAATATCAAGCGATATGGCTGGAAGAAGCAG TATGTGGTGGTGAGCAGCAAGAAGATTCTGTTCTACAACGACGAACAGGACAAAGAACAGTCCAACCCCTCCATGGTACTAGATATCGA CAAACTGTTCCACGTGCGTCCAGTCACCCAGGGTGATGTGTACCGAGCAGAGACCGAGGAGATCCCCAGGATATTCCAG ATCCTGTATGCCAATGAGGGGGAGTGCAGGAAGGAGGCGGACATGGAGACGGTCTCGCAGGGCGACAAGACCAACTGTCTGCCCCACAAAGGTCATGAGTTCATCCCCACGCTTTACCACTTCCCCACCAACTGCGAGGCCTGTGCCAAGCCCCTGTGGCATGTCTTCAAGCCCCCACCAGCCCTGGAGTGCCGCCGCTGCCACGTCAAGTGCCACCAGGACCACCTCGACAAGAAGGAGGACGTCATCGCCCCCTGCAAAG TGAACTATGACGTGACCTCTGCCCGGGACATGCTCCTGCTAGCTCTGACCCAAGACGAGCAGAAGAAATGGATTGGCCACCTGGGCAGGAAGATCCCCAAAACACCACCCTCCTCCTTCCTGAGGGCGTCGCCCCGCACCATGTCCACCCGCCCCGCACCCAACCAGTCTTTCCGCAAGAACCCCAAAAGCATCACAGGCAAGCCAAG CAGGTTGCAGTCTCATTCTGCTAccacagcctccagcctccaagCAGCAGACACAACATCCAGCACTTGTTGA